In Janthinobacterium rivuli, a single genomic region encodes these proteins:
- a CDS encoding UDP-glucose 4-epimerase family protein, which translates to MKKILVTGASGFVGSALCQTLISRGWPVTGSVRVKSAPFHYASGALNASTDWSAALDDCTCVIHLAARVHVMKEAAADALAAYRAVNVDATMQLARQAAAAGVRRFIFVSSIKVNGEASGKHPFRASDAPAPCDPYGQSKMEAEQQLQAFAATSGMELVIVRPPLVYGPGVRANFQRLMELIKSGWPLPFGAVGNQRSMVALDNLIDLLLVCCTHPKAPGAVLLVSDDHDVSTAELVRMLAAPMGRRARLLAVPTSLMRVAAAAIGKSAQADRVLGSLQIDVAPTKRLLDWHPPVAMQAALNQTVTDFLNHIKS; encoded by the coding sequence ATGAAAAAAATACTCGTAACGGGCGCCAGCGGCTTTGTCGGCTCCGCGCTTTGCCAGACACTCATCTCCCGCGGCTGGCCCGTGACGGGATCGGTACGCGTGAAAAGCGCGCCTTTTCATTACGCCAGCGGCGCACTGAACGCCAGCACCGACTGGTCTGCGGCACTGGACGATTGCACCTGCGTCATCCATCTGGCCGCGCGCGTGCATGTCATGAAGGAAGCGGCCGCCGATGCGCTTGCGGCGTACCGCGCCGTGAACGTGGACGCGACCATGCAGCTGGCGCGCCAAGCCGCGGCGGCCGGCGTGCGGCGCTTCATTTTCGTCAGCAGTATCAAGGTCAATGGCGAAGCGAGCGGAAAACATCCCTTCCGCGCCAGCGATGCACCGGCACCGTGCGACCCGTATGGCCAATCGAAAATGGAAGCAGAGCAGCAATTGCAGGCATTTGCCGCCACCAGCGGCATGGAATTGGTGATCGTTCGCCCCCCCCTCGTTTATGGGCCGGGTGTGCGCGCCAACTTTCAGCGCCTGATGGAGCTGATCAAGTCTGGCTGGCCGCTGCCTTTCGGCGCGGTCGGCAACCAACGCAGCATGGTAGCGCTGGACAATCTGATCGATTTGCTGCTGGTGTGCTGCACGCACCCAAAAGCGCCAGGCGCGGTTTTGCTGGTGTCCGATGACCATGACGTTAGCACCGCCGAGCTGGTGCGCATGCTGGCAGCACCCATGGGGCGCCGCGCGCGTCTGCTGGCCGTGCCGACCTCGCTGATGCGCGTGGCAGCGGCAGCCATCGGAAAATCCGCGCAGGCAGACCGCGTGCTCGGATCGCTCCAGATCGATGTGGCACCGACCAAGCGTTTGCTCGACTGGCATCCACCTGTTGCGATGCAAGCCGCATTGAACCAGACAGTGACCGACTTCCTGAACCATATCAAGAGCTGA
- a CDS encoding sugar transferase, whose product MKRLFDLLLALCAMLVLLLPFIIVALLVKATSSGPALYWSDRVGRHNRLFRMPKFRTMRVDTPAVATHLLTDPARFLTPPGSFLRKSSLDELPQLWSILCGDMSFVGPRPALFNQQDLIELRTRYGVDKLLPGLTGWAQINGRDELPIPEKVKLDVEYMQRQSFVTDLHIILRTFLKVVRRDGIVH is encoded by the coding sequence ATGAAAAGACTGTTCGATTTACTATTGGCGCTATGCGCAATGCTGGTACTGCTGCTTCCGTTTATCATCGTGGCACTGTTGGTCAAGGCCACATCCAGCGGACCGGCGCTATACTGGTCCGACCGAGTGGGACGCCACAACCGCTTGTTCCGCATGCCCAAGTTCCGTACCATGCGCGTCGACACACCAGCGGTGGCCACCCACCTGTTAACCGACCCGGCCAGATTTCTGACGCCGCCAGGCTCCTTCCTGCGCAAGTCAAGTCTGGATGAGTTACCACAGTTGTGGAGCATCCTGTGCGGCGATATGAGTTTCGTCGGCCCCCGTCCTGCGCTATTCAACCAGCAGGATCTGATCGAGCTGCGCACGCGCTACGGCGTCGACAAGCTGTTGCCGGGACTCACAGGATGGGCCCAAATCAACGGTCGCGATGAATTGCCCATCCCCGAAAAGGTGAAACTTGATGTCGAATACATGCAACGCCAATCGTTTGTGACCGATCTACACATCATTCTGCGGACCTTTCTGAAAGTCGTGCGCCGGGACGGCATCGTGCATTGA